A window of Bacteroidales bacterium genomic DNA:
ATTAACATATACCCTTCCTGAATCAAAACATACAAAAACTAAGATTCTAAAAATGGATGACAAGCAAAACGAATTATACCAAATTATTCTTAAAAATTTTTAGGGTGTTGCAACGCTGAAAACAGGATTACTTTCTCCCGGATATGTTGGCATGGTTTCAATAATATAAAATCCTTGTTTATTTGCCTTTACAATTATATCACTGCAAAAACAAGTCGTGTCAAATTCTATAGTTTGTGAAAAGATTATATTTAGTATTATGCCCAATAAAAATAATAATAGTTTTTTCATCCTTTTAAATGTTGTACAATATACTTGTCCAACATTACAAAGATAAAATATTAATAAATATAAAAAATTAGAAACAAAAATGTTTTTTACTCACTCCTACTATTATTGGGCAAAAGAACAAGTTGAAAATATAAACAAATTAGTAATGCCATGATTTACATACAATACTTTCATGTTTTTTTAATAAAATCAACAATTCTTTTGCAAGCGTTTCCATCACCATACGGATTAACAGCTTGACTCATAGTTTTATAATGATCAGCATTATCTAATAGCAATGAAGATTCTCGGACAATGGTATCATAATCAGCTCCGACCAATTTGACAGTACCAGCATCTAAGGCTTCCGGACGTTCTGTGGTATTTCTCATTACCAATACCGGTTTTCCTAATCCTGGAGCTTCTTCTTGTATTCCACCGCTGTCAGTCAGAACAAAATAACTTTTTTCCATCAAAAAAACAAAAGGTAAATACTCTAAAGGTTCTATGAAAAACATATTGGGAAATGGACTATTTCCAAAAACTTCTTTAATCGGTTTTCTGACGTTTGGATTGAGATGCATAGGATATACAAAATCGACATTCGAATAGTTTTCACAAAGGGTTTTAATAGCTTTGCAAATATGGATAAATCCCTCGCCAAAATTTTCTCGTCGATGTCCTGTAATCAGAACCAATTTTCGTTGTGCGTTCAGCCGTCCTACATCATAACCTTTATTTTTTAATGTTACCGTTAATTCCTCTCTCAACTGTTTCTCGGCTTTTATCTTGTGAATTACCATCAGCAAAGCATCAATAACAGTGTTACCCGTTACAATAATGCTCTCTTCGGAAATATTTTCTTTTAGTAAATTTTCTTTACTCAATGCTGTTGGAGCAAAATGATAAGTAGCGATTCTTCCTGTTATTTGGCGATTTACTTCTTCAGGGAAAGGGCTGTAAATGTTATGGGTTCGCAAACCCGCCTCAATATGTCCTACCGCAATTT
This region includes:
- the wecB gene encoding UDP-N-acetylglucosamine 2-epimerase (non-hydrolyzing), whose protein sequence is MKKVLMVFGTRPEAIKMAPLVKEFQKHPDSIDLKVCITGQHREMLDQVLQIFEITPDFDLNIMKKNQDLYDVTSRVLLGMRDVLTQTKPDLVLVHGDTSTSSIAALAAFYQQIAVGHIEAGLRTHNIYSPFPEEVNRQITGRIATYHFAPTALSKENLLKENISEESIIVTGNTVIDALLMVIHKIKAEKQLREELTVTLKNKGYDVGRLNAQRKLVLITGHRRENFGEGFIHICKAIKTLCENYSNVDFVYPMHLNPNVRKPIKEVFGNSPFPNMFFIEPLEYLPFVFLMEKSYFVLTDSGGIQEEAPGLGKPVLVMRNTTERPEALDAGTVKLVGADYDTIVRESSLLLDNADHYKTMSQAVNPYGDGNACKRIVDFIKKT